TTCCCATTTCTTCATAGTTGTAGCGTGTCTGCAACATCTGAAGTAATTGCTCACATGTATGAAAATCGGAGGTCACCTGAAGATAGAGAGCACGTAAGCCTGGAGCAGATGTTTGTAAAATATTGGCATACTCTTGCGAGGCAAATAGAATATTTTTACCACCAACAACAGCTTGTCGATTCTGTTGCATGTGAGTTTGTTGTGCTTTGATTAAAGAGTCTTTTAAAGCACCTTTGGATGCTGGTGTGGTTTGGACTAGGTAATCTAAGGCAATACCTTGCAGGGCAAGATCAGAAAATTTAGATTTTACAAGATCTAAGATATCTTCTTCAGAAGAACCATCATGTAAAGCATCGCGGATACTGCGTAAATCTTGACCTGAAATTTCTGCATTGTTTTCGGTATATTTATCAGCAAGATCGGCATCAGATTTATCGCCAGTACTTTCAGATTTTTTTTCTGTTTGCGCGGCACCTTTTCTTCTGGATTCTAAGGTTTGAAATTTCTCTTCTTTTTTCTTCGTGCGCGTTGCTGCCTGAGGATTCGTCAAATCCTGAGAATCCCGAATCATGCTAATGTCAGATTGCTCTTGACTAGCTACAACTTCTTGGGCATCGGCTTTTGCTGCTGCAGCTTGTACTTGCGCAACATCAACAGCTTGTGCACCACCTAGGCCTCCGGCTCCTCCAGATGCTGCCATATGTCCTCTTTAAGAATTGACAGATTAGAAAATCTGAATTCTTCCTAATGGCTGGATACGAATCTCTGGGAGAATCTCTTGGTAAGAAATCACAGCGATATCAGGGAATTCGGTTTCTATTAATTTCCTTACATATCGTCTTACGTCAATTGCTGTCAACAGCACAGGAGGTTGACCTCCCGGAGGAGTTGGCGTAATGGTATTTCTCATAGATTTTAAGATTAGATTGACTGAATCAGGATCCAAAGCAAGATACGATCCTGCAGAGGTTTGTTTAATTGCTCCACGGATCATCTCTTCAATTTCGGGATCGAGTAAGTATACCGAAATCGCAGATTGTCCTTGGGAAAACTTAAAACTAATATACAGTTTAAGAGAAGAACGTACGTATTCCGTTAGCAATACAGTATCTTTTTCGGTTTGCGCCCATTCACTTAAGGATTCTAAAATTGTGCGCAAGTCTTTGATAGAGATCTGCTCTTGTACTAAACGTTTGAAGATTTCAGTGAGTTTTTGCAGAGGAATAAGGCGCGTAACTTCTTTAACAAGATCTGGAAACGAGCGTTCCATAAATTCAATCATAGAGCGTACCTCTTGAATTCCTAAGAACTCTTGGGAGCTTCTATGGAAGAAGTATGACAGATGAAGAATAATCACCTCTAAAGGTGTCCAATATTTAATAGCTGCTTTTTCTAAAATAGTTTTAGCATCTTCACTAACCCAAGCAGAAGGGAGACCTGCAGCATTTTTATACGTAATGAAAGGGAGATTGTATCTCTTAAGATTTTCCTCAACTTCGTTAGTCAACACATGGTTTGCAGGAATTTTCCCTCGAACGTAGGGAACTTCATTCAGAAGAATCATATAATCATAACCCTCTAGAGAAGGAGAGTCCGTGCGCACATGAATTCCTGGGTAACGAATACCAATGTCTTGATACAGAGCTTGACGCATTTTCGGGATCATATCGTCAACGAAACTTTGACCAGACTTTGTTCTTTGTTGAATCAACTTAGATAAGTCTTTTCCTAATTCTAAAATTACTGGTAGCGTTAAAGAGTAGTCATCTGGGTTATCTTCCGCTGCAGCTGCTCCGTCTGCAGCAGCTCCTACTGTTGTTGAGGCTCCAGAGGCCCCCTGTTTCGTAGCATTATTTTTCTTCGCAAGCAGGATAACACCAAGAATACCAAAGATCAGAGAGAGGATGGAGAATGACCAAAGTGGGAACCCTTTAAAAAAGCCCACGCCTAAAGTTGCTGCGGAGGCTAAGAGCAAAGCTCTAGGTTCTTTAACTAACTGAGAGGAAATCTCTTTACCCAAGTTCGTGTTTTTATCACTAGAAACTCGAGTGGTCACGATACCAGCAGTTAAGGAAATGAGTAGAGAAGGAATCTGAGAAACTAAACCATCACCGATAGATAACAGAGTGTACACGTGAGCAGCTTGAGCTAGGTCCATGCCATGCATAGCCACGCCAATCGTCAAACCACCAACAATGTTAATTAAGGAGATCACAATACCTGCGATAACGTCCCCTTTAATGAACTTCATGGCACCGTCCATGGCTCCATAGAGTTCACTTTCCTTTTGAATCATGCCGCGTTTATCGCGGGCTTGTTGTGCATCAATCATTCCAGCGCGCAAGTCAGCATCAATAGCCATTTGCTTACCAGGCATAGCATCTAATCGGAATCTTGCAGCTACTTCAGCAACACGCTCAGCACCTTTGGTAACAACGATAAACTGAATAATGGTAATGATTAAGAAGATAATAAATCCAACAACATAGTTCCCTCCAACGACGAAGTCTCCGAAAGCTTGAATGACGTGCCCGGCATAAGCTTTAAGAAGAATCTGTCTTGAGGAAGAAATGTTAATACCTAACCGAAACATCGTTGTGATTAGGAGTAGTGAGGGGAAAACCGATAACTGTAGGGCACTAGGAATATACAAAGCCACCATCAATAGGAAAACAGAAACAGCTAAATTGATAGTGATCATCAAGTCGACAATAGTCGGAGGTAGGGGCAAGATGATCATCAAAACGACACCGATCATCCATAAGGCAAGGATGAGGTCACTCGATTTGTTGATCATATTTAGGGCTGCATCTCCCCCAAAGGTTCTACTGACAAAATTGAGTAGCTTATTCATTATAGATTATCGGGTTGGTTAATGTTTTTATTATTAGGATTTTGTGCATTAAGGGAAGTGATATAGAGAAGGATTTCTCCAATAGCTTCATACGTCGATTCTGGAATAAACTTCAACTCTTTTCCTTCATCCCAAAGCTGATGCGCTAAAGGCACATTCCTCATGATAGGAATACCATATTTTTCAGCTTCTGTGATGATTCTTTTTGCACGCAAATTAATTCCCATAGCAATAATCCAGGGAGCTTTATATTTTTCCGGTATATAACCGATAGCTACAGCGATATCCTTAGGGTTTGAAACGACCGCACTTGCATGTTTGATTTGAGAGGAGGTATCTTCATAGGCTATTTCTTGAGCGATTTGACGGCGGCGTCCCTTAATTTCAAGATTACCTTCCGTATCCTTAAATTCCTGTTTAACCTCAAACTTTTCCATTTTGAGTTCTTTAGCAAAGTTCTTTCTTTGATACACTAAGTCAAGAACAGCAACGACTAAGAAAAAAATACCAATGGAAGTGACTGCCTTATAAAGTATCTCTTTAAAGATCACCGCAATGACAATTGGCGAAACTCCTGCAGTCTCAATGATTAATGGTACGCGGTTTTTCAAGGTGACATACAAGATCAGCGCAGCACCGAAAATTTTCAAAATAGACTTTAATAACTCAATTAAAGTCTTAACTTTAAACTTTTGTTTCAGGTTTTCAATAGGATTGAACTTTTTTAAGTCTGGTTTAAAAACCTCTGTAGAAAAGGTCGGACCTACAACAAGAAATCCCACAAGAATCCCCACAAATCCTACAGCTCCAAGTAGAGGTAAAGAAGTGGTTAAAATTAAAGTTAAACAGTTATTTAAATAGTATAACGTAACTCTAGGATCATGATTTATAGGGGCTTCTTTAAAAATCGAAACAAGAAAACTCCCAAGATGTTTGGCAAAAAATGACGATAGATAGAAGGTTGTGAACATGGAAACGATAAAGGTAACCGCGGAAGGAAAATCTTGGGATTTTGCTACCTGGCCTTTTTTCCTCGCATCTCTAAGACGCTTCGGGGTTGCCTTTTCTGTTTTTTCACCCATCGCTTGGCCACAGTTAGATAAATAGCATTAAATAGGAATAATCTGAAAATTACCTTATAAGTGTGTTTTTCACAAGAGAGAAGCCTAGGGGATGAATCTTAATTATGCTATTTTGCTACAGTCGTGAAGCAAGGTTTGTTCAGGTAAGATCTAGAAAGATCTCATAATAAGTTGCTAAGAAAATATTAGTCAGGAAACTTTAATTCCTATATTGTCTTTGGTGATCACACTAAAGGCGCTAGGTTCAAAATGCTAACGAACCGAATGCAAGCTCCCACAAGCATCGAATCAACGATTCTTATGTTTGTGGGAATTCTTCCCTAGTAAAGGTAATATTAAAAATAGCTACGAAAGATAACATATGGGGCATACAGAATGTGGCATTGTAGGACTTCCCAATGTAGGTAAGTCTGGGTTATTTAATGCTCTTACTGGAGCGCAAGTAGCTTCTTGTAACTATCCCTTTTGCACAATTGACCCGAACATTGGTATTGTTCCGGTTATAGATAACCGTCTAGATATTTTAGCTAAGATGAGTCAGAGTCAGAAGGTGATCTATGCCGATATGAAATTTGTTGATATTGCTGGTTTGGTGAAGGGAGCTGCAGACGGAGCAGGATTAGGAAATCGGTTTCTCTCTCATATCCGTGAGACTCATGCTGTGGCTCATGTTGTTCGTTGTTTTGACAATGATGATGTGACGCATGTATCGGGAAAGATAGATCCCAGTGATGACATTTCTGTGATAAATTTAGAATTGATCTTTTCTGATTTTTCTTCGGCAACAAATATTCATAGCAAATTAGAGAAACAAGCGAAGGGCAAGAAAGACCTTGGGATGGTTTTACCTTTACTTGATAGAGTGATTAAACATTTAGAAAGTGGTCAACCCGTTCGTACTTTACATTTATCTTCTGAAGAGCAGATACAACTCAAACCTTATCCCTTTTTAACAGCAAAACCTATGTTGTATGTAGCGAACATAGGCGAGGATTCCATAGCCACTATGCATAACGATTATGTTGCTGTTGTTCAAGAAATTGCGAAAAAAGAAAATGCTCCTGTCGTTCCTATTTGTGTACAGTTAGAAGAAGAAATCATTTCGCTTCCTGTAGAAGAACGGCAAGACTTTTTAAATAGTTTGGGGCTAAAAGAATCGGGATTACATCGGTTAGTTCGTGCTGCTTACCATACACTTGGATTGATTTCTTATTTTACAACTGGACCACAAGAAACCCGAGCTTGGACTATTCCTATAGGATCTACAGCTGCGGAAGCTGCAGGCCAAATTCACACCGATATCCAAAAAGGGTTTATCCGAGCGGAAGTCGTTACTCTTGAAGACATGATCACCTATGGAAGCCGTACAGGAGTCCGCGAAGCCGGCAAATTGCGAGCAGAGGGTAGAGACTACATTGTGCAGGATGGCGATATTATGCTTTTCTTGCATAATTAGTAGAGAAGAAAGCTTTTGCGCTGTCTATGTCCTTTCGAATTGCTTGAGACAACATCTCTCGAGAAGGGAATTTTCTTTCTTTGCGGATAAATTTCTTAGGGATGACAGAAACTGTCTCGCCATACAAGTTCCCAGAGAAGTCAAAAAGATGCGCTTCTAAACATAACGAATTTCTTCCTACTGTAGGAGCCTTACCGAGATTCATAATCCCTTGATAGATTGTGGTGCGATAGTCTATTGCGCATGCATAGACTCCGTACGGAAGCAGACATTGTTCCTGAGGGAGGTTAATTGTAGCCACTCCTAACTGGGTCCCTAAACCATAACCAGCCTCGATTGTCCCAAGATATTTATATGAGTGACCTAAATGACGATTAGCATTATCTAAGTCACCTTGCATTAAAAACTGACGAATTCTTTTGCTAGAGACAATTTCTTGATCTATCTTATGAGGAGCGACTTCTATAATTTCTATTCCTAGAGAGTTGGCCAGAGGTTGTAGTGTTGTAGCGTTTCCTTCCCCTCCCTTACCTAATTTAGAGTCATACCCCAAGATTAAACGTTTACATCTTAATGTTTGATGCAGGGAACGTATGAAGCTTTCAGCAGATTGATTAGCAAACCTTTGCGTAAAGGAAAGAATACACAAGTAGTCTATAGGAAAATCTTGCAGAAGGAGAAGGCGTTCTTTTGTACTTGTAATTAACTTGGGGGCAGGGAACTGTAAAACCGCTTGAGGATGTAAGTCAAAAGTAATCACTCCTGACAACCCCGGATAGGAAGATAAAACAGTTAGTAATTTCTTGTGACCTAGATGACAACCATCAAAAAAACCTATAGTTACAGAATCCACAGATTGGGGAATCGATGTCAAACTATAGCATATTTCCATTAAAATCCCTTAGGTAAGGAGATATATCAAAGTCAGGACAGTCTAAAAGACATCCATCAATACATTGATCTATAGAAAAACTACCACTACGCAAACGCCTAAGTTCTTCCAAATACGCTCCACAGCCTAACATGTTTCCTAGTTCATGAGCAATACTACGAATGTAAGTTCCTTTGCTACATTGTATAGAAAAATGCAGCAGGGGATATTCATATTTTGTAATTTGTAAGCTTACTTGAACCGTAGATTGGCGACGTTCTATGGATAACCCCTTTCGGGCATATTCATAAAGCTTTTTTCCGTTAACTTTTTTTGCAGAAAACATTGGAGGAATTTGCTGAATTTCCCCCTGGAAATACTGCGAAGCCTCTAGAATTTCTTCATAGGTAGGGATCTTTTTTGACCTACCCACAATTTTGCCATCGCAATCATAAGAATCTGTAGTTGTTCCTAGGTGAGCAACTGCAGCATATTCTTTATCTTCAAATAATAAAACATCCGAAAGGCGCGTGAATCTACGGCCGATCAACATGACCATCACACCCGTAGCAAAGGGATCCAAAGTGCCTGCATGACCGATTTTTTTCACACCGATCAATTTTGTGAGAGTACGAATGAGACTAAACGAGGTCCTTCCTTGAGGCTTATCTATTAGAAGAATACCTTCTTTAAGTTCTGTAGCAAGTTCCATAATGATGTCGTCAATGTTTAGATCTTTCTAGCGGATGGTATTAATTTTTATCTTGTTCTCGTATTTTCCAGAGCAAGTTTTCTATATGATCCTGCGGAGAAAAAATATCCTCGAGATAAAAATTTATCTCGGGAAAATACTTAAGTACGACGCCTTTAGAAGCCTTATAAGCAATGTACCTTGCGGATGCCTTTAACGCTTCTAAAGTTTCTGTTGATGTATTTTCATGTGGCATAATTGAAACATAGACACGAGCAGAATGTAAATCTTTAGACAAACATACCCTAGTAACCGTAATCCAACGATTGGAAATTTTAGGATGCTTCACATCTTTTAAAATTACATTCGCAATTGCTTCGCGCAATAATGAATTAACCTTTTTTATGCGTCTATTTTCAGTCATAATATTCTAAAGCTTTTGTGGATGATATATCACTTCGTAACATTGTAGAATATCACCTACCTGAGCATTCTGATATCCTTCTAATAAAATACCGCATTCAAGCCCTTTTTTAACTTCTTTAACGTCTTCTTTAATACGTTTTAATGAAGATAAGTTACCTTTCCAAAGAACTTCATTATTGCGTACAACACGTACTTTTTGATTTCTAGTCATTACACCTTCGGAAACCAAGCAACCATAAATTGTACCTAATTGTGATGACTTGAAGGTTTCTTTGATTTCAGCAGAACCAAGGTTTCTCTCTTCAGCAATAGGATCAAGCAATGCTGTCATCATTTCTTTAACAGCATCTACAGCATGGTAGATAATGTTAAACAAATGTACTTTGACTCCTAAGTTTTTGATCAGAGATTCGGCGTGGCTTTCTATACCCGTATGGAAACCAATAATTACGGCTTTAGATGCTGCCGCCAAACGAATATCGGACTCAGAAATTTCTCCAACGCTACTCGAAAGAATTTCGGCACTTACTTTATCAGAAACAATTTTTAAGACAGAACTGGACAAAGCTTCAATAGATCCTTGAACATCCGCTTTGATAATAAGTTTAAGGATCTTTTTATTTTGCAGCATAGCGTCAAAATTAGGACGTTTCTTTTGCAAAGCAAATTTCTGTTGGCCAGCAATTCTAGCATTAACAATTTCCTTAGCTGTTTTTTCGTTTTTAACGACAACAAAAGGATCACCTGCCTTGGGCATACTAGATAGCCCTGTGATTAAAGCTGGGACAGAAGGACTGGCCGATGTCATTAGCTGGTTATGTTCGTTATGCATTGTTTTAACTTTGCCATAACAATCATTGAAAACTAATGCTTCACCAAGATGTAGGGTACCGTTTTGCACTAAAATCGTTGCTACTGCACCTAAACCTTTGTGTAGCTCAGATTCGATAACAATTCCACGAGCACGAGCCTCTGGATTCGCTTTTAACTCTAAAACTTCTGCTTGTAGAGCAAGCATTTCTAAAAGCTCAGATAAACCTTCGCCAGTTTTTGCAGAGGTATTAATTGTTACCGTTGTACCTCCCCATGCCTCTGGCAATAGGTTGATTTCAGAAAGTTGTCTGTAAACAGTATCTGCATTGAAATTGGGTTTATCACACTTATTGATTGCTACAACAATAGTGATATTTGCTGCACGAGCGTGTTTGACGGCTTCCAAAGTTTGTTCTTTGATTCCTTCATCCCCGGCAACTACAAGTACAACGATATCGCAAACTTCCGCACCTCGAGCTCTCATAGCAGAAAAGGCTTCGTGGCCAGGAGTATCCAAGATAGTAATATTTCCAACAGGTGTAGAACAACAGAAGGCTCCCATATGCTGTGTAATAGCCCCAGCTTCTACTGCTGCCACATTACTTTTTCTTAGCGAGTCAATTAAAGTAGTTTTTCCATGATCCACGTGGCCCATAAAAGCTACGATAGGAGGACGAATGATTAATTGACTTGGATCTGTTTCTTGTATTTCTTCTTTAACAGTATTACTTTCGATACAGAGCTTATCTTGTTCT
Above is a genomic segment from Chlamydia abortus containing:
- the sctW gene encoding type III secretion system gatekeeper subunit SctW; this encodes MAASGGAGGLGGAQAVDVAQVQAAAAKADAQEVVASQEQSDISMIRDSQDLTNPQAATRTKKKEEKFQTLESRRKGAAQTEKKSESTGDKSDADLADKYTENNAEISGQDLRSIRDALHDGSSEEDILDLVKSKFSDLALQGIALDYLVQTTPASKGALKDSLIKAQQTHMQQNRQAVVGGKNILFASQEYANILQTSAPGLRALYLQVTSDFHTCEQLLQMLQTRYNYEEMGTVSSFILKGMSADLKSEGSSVSPVKLKVMMSETRNLQAVITGYTFFQDKFPNVMASLKADGASIPEDLKFDKVADTFFKLINDKFATASKMERGVRDLVGNDTEAITGILNLFFTALRGTSPRLFSSAEKRQELGTMMANALDSVNTHNEDYPKSTDFPKPYPWS
- the sctV gene encoding type III secretion system export apparatus subunit SctV; translation: MNKLLNFVSRTFGGDAALNMINKSSDLILALWMIGVVLMIILPLPPTIVDLMITINLAVSVFLLMVALYIPSALQLSVFPSLLLITTMFRLGINISSSRQILLKAYAGHVIQAFGDFVVGGNYVVGFIIFLIITIIQFIVVTKGAERVAEVAARFRLDAMPGKQMAIDADLRAGMIDAQQARDKRGMIQKESELYGAMDGAMKFIKGDVIAGIVISLINIVGGLTIGVAMHGMDLAQAAHVYTLLSIGDGLVSQIPSLLISLTAGIVTTRVSSDKNTNLGKEISSQLVKEPRALLLASAATLGVGFFKGFPLWSFSILSLIFGILGVILLAKKNNATKQGASGASTTVGAAADGAAAAEDNPDDYSLTLPVILELGKDLSKLIQQRTKSGQSFVDDMIPKMRQALYQDIGIRYPGIHVRTDSPSLEGYDYMILLNEVPYVRGKIPANHVLTNEVEENLKRYNLPFITYKNAAGLPSAWVSEDAKTILEKAAIKYWTPLEVIILHLSYFFHRSSQEFLGIQEVRSMIEFMERSFPDLVKEVTRLIPLQKLTEIFKRLVQEQISIKDLRTILESLSEWAQTEKDTVLLTEYVRSSLKLYISFKFSQGQSAISVYLLDPEIEEMIRGAIKQTSAGSYLALDPDSVNLILKSMRNTITPTPPGGQPPVLLTAIDVRRYVRKLIETEFPDIAVISYQEILPEIRIQPLGRIQIF
- the sctU gene encoding type III secretion system export apparatus subunit SctU — translated: MGEKTEKATPKRLRDARKKGQVAKSQDFPSAVTFIVSMFTTFYLSSFFAKHLGSFLVSIFKEAPINHDPRVTLYYLNNCLTLILTTSLPLLGAVGFVGILVGFLVVGPTFSTEVFKPDLKKFNPIENLKQKFKVKTLIELLKSILKIFGAALILYVTLKNRVPLIIETAGVSPIVIAVIFKEILYKAVTSIGIFFLVVAVLDLVYQRKNFAKELKMEKFEVKQEFKDTEGNLEIKGRRRQIAQEIAYEDTSSQIKHASAVVSNPKDIAVAIGYIPEKYKAPWIIAMGINLRAKRIITEAEKYGIPIMRNVPLAHQLWDEGKELKFIPESTYEAIGEILLYITSLNAQNPNNKNINQPDNL
- the ychF gene encoding redox-regulated ATPase YchF, encoding MGHTECGIVGLPNVGKSGLFNALTGAQVASCNYPFCTIDPNIGIVPVIDNRLDILAKMSQSQKVIYADMKFVDIAGLVKGAADGAGLGNRFLSHIRETHAVAHVVRCFDNDDVTHVSGKIDPSDDISVINLELIFSDFSSATNIHSKLEKQAKGKKDLGMVLPLLDRVIKHLESGQPVRTLHLSSEEQIQLKPYPFLTAKPMLYVANIGEDSIATMHNDYVAVVQEIAKKENAPVVPICVQLEEEIISLPVEERQDFLNSLGLKESGLHRLVRAAYHTLGLISYFTTGPQETRAWTIPIGSTAAEAAGQIHTDIQKGFIRAEVVTLEDMITYGSRTGVREAGKLRAEGRDYIVQDGDIMLFLHN
- a CDS encoding bifunctional riboflavin kinase/FAD synthetase, with translation MEICYSLTSIPQSVDSVTIGFFDGCHLGHKKLLTVLSSYPGLSGVITFDLHPQAVLQFPAPKLITSTKERLLLLQDFPIDYLCILSFTQRFANQSAESFIRSLHQTLRCKRLILGYDSKLGKGGEGNATTLQPLANSLGIEIIEVAPHKIDQEIVSSKRIRQFLMQGDLDNANRHLGHSYKYLGTIEAGYGLGTQLGVATINLPQEQCLLPYGVYACAIDYRTTIYQGIMNLGKAPTVGRNSLCLEAHLFDFSGNLYGETVSVIPKKFIRKERKFPSREMLSQAIRKDIDSAKAFFSTNYARKA
- the truB gene encoding tRNA pseudouridine(55) synthase TruB, with product MELATELKEGILLIDKPQGRTSFSLIRTLTKLIGVKKIGHAGTLDPFATGVMVMLIGRRFTRLSDVLLFEDKEYAAVAHLGTTTDSYDCDGKIVGRSKKIPTYEEILEASQYFQGEIQQIPPMFSAKKVNGKKLYEYARKGLSIERRQSTVQVSLQITKYEYPLLHFSIQCSKGTYIRSIAHELGNMLGCGAYLEELRRLRSGSFSIDQCIDGCLLDCPDFDISPYLRDFNGNML
- the rbfA gene encoding 30S ribosome-binding factor RbfA, whose product is MTENRRIKKVNSLLREAIANVILKDVKHPKISNRWITVTRVCLSKDLHSARVYVSIMPHENTSTETLEALKASARYIAYKASKGVVLKYFPEINFYLEDIFSPQDHIENLLWKIREQDKN
- the infB gene encoding translation initiation factor IF-2, translated to MEKAKLTKNLKLKIKNAQLTKAAGLDKLKQKLAQAGSSDTKSSSEKPTTKVPEKVAKEKVVKKKSVLDSSVPTMAEHVSTETSPRRIRAKNRSSFASEDSTIPSPVSVDTESTAFSPPVVEEVVSPLESAEPEIVEPTPASIVDEPETTIQEPPPPKKEAELVVKKEPPKNVVSIKSNFGPTGKHINHLLAKTFKAPKKEDKPAPKERTGTVQTKPQQSSEVPSDKQHSSNNRQSQPFYRRDTSKRPGSDFRDRSKKDDSPKAFTGRDRYGLNDSSDDDKWRKKRVQKTKKHYDEHSVQRPTHIKVPLPITIKDLAAEMKLKASELIQKMFIHGMTYVVNDVLDNETTVQFIGLEFGCTIDIDSSEQDKLCIESNTVKEEIQETDPSQLIIRPPIVAFMGHVDHGKTTLIDSLRKSNVAAVEAGAITQHMGAFCCSTPVGNITILDTPGHEAFSAMRARGAEVCDIVVLVVAGDEGIKEQTLEAVKHARAANITIVVAINKCDKPNFNADTVYRQLSEINLLPEAWGGTTVTINTSAKTGEGLSELLEMLALQAEVLELKANPEARARGIVIESELHKGLGAVATILVQNGTLHLGEALVFNDCYGKVKTMHNEHNQLMTSASPSVPALITGLSSMPKAGDPFVVVKNEKTAKEIVNARIAGQQKFALQKKRPNFDAMLQNKKILKLIIKADVQGSIEALSSSVLKIVSDKVSAEILSSSVGEISESDIRLAAASKAVIIGFHTGIESHAESLIKNLGVKVHLFNIIYHAVDAVKEMMTALLDPIAEERNLGSAEIKETFKSSQLGTIYGCLVSEGVMTRNQKVRVVRNNEVLWKGNLSSLKRIKEDVKEVKKGLECGILLEGYQNAQVGDILQCYEVIYHPQKL